Genomic window (Bacillota bacterium):
GAGTTTGAGCACATTTTCATCTCATATGACCAATATAGTAAGGATATTGGAAAATGCCGATGAAAGATCCTTTATACTTTTAGATGAGCTTGGGGCAGGCACTGATCCTACCGAGGGAGCTGCTCTTGCCATGGCTATACTTGAATACTTGCACCAAAGGGGATCAATTACTGTTGCAACAACACATTACAGTGAGCTCAAGCTTTATGCAATGGCTTCGGAACATGCTGAAAATGCAAGTTGCGAGTTTGATGTAGAAACTTTGAAGCCCACCTATAGGTTGTTAATAGGAGTACCAGGCAGGAGTAACGCTTTTGAAATATCAAAAAGGCTGGGATTACCGGAAGAAATACTGGATAAGGCGAAGGAATTCCTTACCCAGGAAGATATAAGGTTTGAAGATATACTGGTTACAATAGAAAAAGATAGGAACGAAGCTGAGAAAGAGAGAATGAAGGCTGAAGCATACAGACTGGAAGCAGAAAAACTAAAAGAGGAACTGGCCCGTCAAAGGGGAAAAATTAATGATGAAAAAGAAAAAATTATAAGAGAGGCAAGAGAAGAAGCCCGCCGTATACTTATGGAGGCAATGAGGGAATCCGAGACTATTATTGAGGAACTGAAAAAGCTTGAAAAGGAAAGGGAAGCTGCTGAAAAAAATAGAATTATAGAAGAGATGAGATCTTCGTTGAAAAATAAAGTTAATAAAATAGACGAAGCTCTTATAGAGCCTTTGATGCCAAGGCACGGCTATATAAAACCTCCTGAAAATTTAAAACCCGGGGATAGCGTATTAATTTTAAATCTAAATCAAAAAGGGATTGTGATAGAGCCACCCGGGAATAATGGTGAAGCTATTGTACAGACGGGAATAATAAAAATAAATGTAAATGTATCAAATTTAAAGCTTATTGATGAACAAAAAATTGAAATTGAAAGGACAGGAATTGGGCAAATCAGTAAATCTAAGGCCATGAACATATCAACGGAATTAGATCTAAGAGGATTATCTCTTGAGGATGCCCTTGAAAATGTTGATAAGTACCTGGATGATGCAAGTATTGCCGGGCTTAAATCTGTGGTGCTTATACATGGAAAAGGCACAGGGATATTGAGGGCAGGCATTCACAAACATCTTAAAAATAACCCTCATGTGAAGTCTTACCGCTTGGGTAAATTCGGGGAAGGAGAGACAGGAGTTACAGTAGTTGAATTGAGGTAGGAATATTTAATTTATTCCCTAATATTGACACCTTCTTGACATTACCTTAAAATAAAATTTGATTTATTATAGTATTAATGGTTATAATGCTTATTGTACTTGAGATTTAATAATTTAATTGAAATAAAGAGGGAAAAATTTGTGATAAAAACAAGAAATGACATTAGAAATATTGCTATAATTGCCCATGTTGATCACGGGAAAACAACTTTGGTTGACGGAATGCTGAAGCAAAGCGGTATATTCAGAGAAAATGAACGGATACAGGAAAGAATCATGGATTCAAACGAACTTGAAAGGGAACGGGGTATTACTATACTATCAAAAAATACTGCTGTTATGTATAAAGGTATAAGGATAAATATAATAGATACACCGGGACATGCTGATTTTGGCGGTGAAGTGGAAAGAATTTTAAAAATGGTTAATGGGGTGTTGCTTCTTGTAGATGCTTTTGACGGCTCCATGCCCCAGACCCGGTTTGTTTTGAGAAAAGCCTTACAGCTGAATTTAAAACCGATAGTGGTTATTAATAAAATTGACAGGCCTGGAGCAAGGCCTATTGAAGTAGTTGATCAAGTGCTTGAGTTGTTTATTGAACTGGGAGCTGACGACAGCCAGGTTGATTTCCCAGTGGTATATACTATTGCAAAGGAAGGTATTGCAGTACTTGATCTTAATGATGAAAAAAAGGATTTACAACCCTTATTTAAAACAATAATTGAAGAAGTACCTGCTCCGGAAGGAGATTTTGATGCTCCTCTCCAAATGCTTGTATCAAGTATTGACTATGACGAGTATACTGGAAGGATTGCTATAGGCCGTATTGATAGGGGAACCATGAGATGCGGCCAGCAGGCTGTTATATGTAGAAAAAACAGTACTCCTAGGGAAGCGAAGATTTCAAAAATATACAGGTTTGAAGGCTTAAAAAGAATTGAATGTTCAGAAGCTACGGTGGGAGATATAGTAGCAATACCAGGTTTGGAGGATATTAGTATTGGCGAAACAATTTGTGACAGGGACAATCCTGAACCTTTGCCCTTTGTAAATGTTGATGAACCTACTGTTTCCATGGCTTTTAGCGTTAATAACAGCCCTTTCGCAGGGCTTGAAGGGACATATGTCACTTCAAGACATTTGCGGGAAAGGCTATTTAAGGAATTGGAAACGGATGTTAGTTTAAGGGTTGAAGAGACTGATTCACCTGACTCCTTTATTGTTTCGGGAAGAGGAGAACTTCACCTATCAATATTAATTGAAAAAATGAGAAGGCAAGGTTACGAGTTCCAAGTATCAAAACCGAAAGTTATAATGAAAGAAATAAGTGGCGTAATATGTGAACCAATAGAATATTTATTGATTGATGTGCCCGAAGGTTATATGGGGGTTATAATGGAAAAACTTGGGCCAAGGAAGGCAGAGCTAATAAATATGCAGTCTTCTAATGAAGGATATATACGCCTTGAATTTAAAATACCGGCGAGGGGACTTATGGGTTATCGTTCGGAATTTTTGACTGATACAAAAGGAAATGGTATAATAAATCATGTATTCTATGGCTATGAGCCATACAAGGGCGAAATACTTGGGCGGCAAAGAGGTTCTCTTGTTGCTTGGGAAAATGGAGAAGCGGTAACATATGGCCTATATAATGCTCAAGAACGGGGCAATCTATTTATTGGTCCTGGAGTAAAAGTATACGAAGGAATGATTGTTGGGGAAAACTCGCGCCCTGAAGATATTGTTGTCAATGTCTGCAAGAAAAAGCATGTAACCAATATAAGGGCTGCAGGAGCTGATGAGGCCTTAAGACTTACACCGCCAAAGGTATTGTCTCTTGAACAGTCTTTGGAATTTATAGCAGATGATGAATTGGTTGAAGTAACTCCCAAAAATATTAGATTAAGAAAAAAGATACTT
Coding sequences:
- a CDS encoding endonuclease MutS2, yielding MNEKTLKVLEYDKIIKKLVNFTTSQLGKEKAEELLPVKDIETVKDMLKETDDGVNYIIRRGTPPLGGIRDIRDSLRRVEMGAILNPGELLKIGDVLRLCRQLKNHASGDRKADEEKNLVLELIDCLETNKRVEDKITASIVSEEEIADDASITLKSIRRQIREQQESIKEKLNSIIKSARYQKFIQEPIVTVRGGRYVVPVKQEYRNEISGLVHDSSASGATIFIEPMAVVEANNYIKQLIIKEQAEIEKILTELTGDVAGILSQLKSNISILARLDFIFAKANLSLHYNCVLPKLNTEGRINIKKGRHPLINPESVVPIDFRIGDKFSTVIITGPNTGGKTVTLKTIGLFTLMAQSGLHIPAGDNTEINVFNKVFADIGDEQSIEQSLSTFSSHMTNIVRILENADERSFILLDELGAGTDPTEGAALAMAILEYLHQRGSITVATTHYSELKLYAMASEHAENASCEFDVETLKPTYRLLIGVPGRSNAFEISKRLGLPEEILDKAKEFLTQEDIRFEDILVTIEKDRNEAEKERMKAEAYRLEAEKLKEELARQRGKINDEKEKIIREAREEARRILMEAMRESETIIEELKKLEKEREAAEKNRIIEEMRSSLKNKVNKIDEALIEPLMPRHGYIKPPENLKPGDSVLILNLNQKGIVIEPPGNNGEAIVQTGIIKINVNVSNLKLIDEQKIEIERTGIGQISKSKAMNISTELDLRGLSLEDALENVDKYLDDASIAGLKSVVLIHGKGTGILRAGIHKHLKNNPHVKSYRLGKFGEGETGVTVVELR
- the typA gene encoding translational GTPase TypA translates to MIKTRNDIRNIAIIAHVDHGKTTLVDGMLKQSGIFRENERIQERIMDSNELERERGITILSKNTAVMYKGIRINIIDTPGHADFGGEVERILKMVNGVLLLVDAFDGSMPQTRFVLRKALQLNLKPIVVINKIDRPGARPIEVVDQVLELFIELGADDSQVDFPVVYTIAKEGIAVLDLNDEKKDLQPLFKTIIEEVPAPEGDFDAPLQMLVSSIDYDEYTGRIAIGRIDRGTMRCGQQAVICRKNSTPREAKISKIYRFEGLKRIECSEATVGDIVAIPGLEDISIGETICDRDNPEPLPFVNVDEPTVSMAFSVNNSPFAGLEGTYVTSRHLRERLFKELETDVSLRVEETDSPDSFIVSGRGELHLSILIEKMRRQGYEFQVSKPKVIMKEISGVICEPIEYLLIDVPEGYMGVIMEKLGPRKAELINMQSSNEGYIRLEFKIPARGLMGYRSEFLTDTKGNGIINHVFYGYEPYKGEILGRQRGSLVAWENGEAVTYGLYNAQERGNLFIGPGVKVYEGMIVGENSRPEDIVVNVCKKKHVTNIRAAGADEALRLTPPKVLSLEQSLEFIADDELVEVTPKNIRLRKKILDTEQRAKARSKG